In the genome of Longimicrobium sp., the window ATGCCGGGACGGACGCGGCTCAGGCTTTCGTTTCGCTGCCGCGCCCAGATCGAGATGTGACGCTGGCAAGATCCTTCGGCCCGCGTGGAGTGGCGTGGGGGTGAGTTCGGTGCGCTTGGGCCTCTGGATGACAAATGATGGCGAGGACCGCAGGCGCGCCACACAGGCGCGGAGTGCACCCGGGGAAGCCAGTCCGCGAAGGCGGACTTCGGGTGGTTGTTGCCGCGAATTTATTCGCCCCAGCAGGCTTCGGCTGCCCCCTCATGCAGGCTGGGCTCACACCCAGGGCTTCGGCTCGCACCAATGCTGCGGGAGGCATCTCAAGTTTTCGTTTCGCTGCCGCGCCCAGATCGAGATGTGACGCTGGCAAGATCCTTCGGCCCGCGTGGAGTGGCGTGGGGGTGAGTTCGGTGCGCTTGGGCCTCTGGATGACAGATTGCCGGCGTGGCGCGGATTTAGGTGCGTCAGGCGTGGGTGGCGATGGCGCCGACGGTCCGGGGTGCGTCGATTGCCCGGCGCGTTATATTACGAGCTTTCGCCCATGTCCCGCCCCGGCGGGTGCTCGTTTCGTGAAGGCCGGCAGATGAAGAAATTTCCCGAGCTCCCCTCGTCCGTCAACGCGCTGGAAGACGAGGTCCTCGCGCAGTGGCAGGCCGAGGACACCTTCCGCCAGTCGCTGCAGCGGACCGCGAACGGCAAGCCGTTCACGTTCTACGAAGGCCCGCCCACGGCCAACGGCCGCCCGGGCATTCACCACATGATGTCGCGCACCATCAAGGACACGGTGGCGCGCTTCCGCACCATGCAGGGGCGCTTCGTCCCGCGCATGGCGGGGTGGGACACGCACGGCCTGCCGGTGGAGATCGAGGCGGAAAAGAAGCTCGGCATCAGCGGCAAGCGCGAAATCGAGGAGATCGGCATCGCGCGCTTCAACGAGGTGTGCCGCGAAAGCGTGCTCACCTACACCGAAGAGTGGGAGCGCTTCTCGGCGCGCATCGGCTACTGGCTGGACTATTCCAAGCCGTACGTCACCTATCACCCGGACTACATCGAGTCCGTGTGGTGGCTGCTCAAGCAGATCGCCGACCGGGGCCTGTTCTACAAGGGCCACAAGGTGCTGCCCTACTGCCCGCGTTGCGGCACGGGCCTGTCGTCGCACGAGCTGGCCCAGGGCTACAAGGACGTCAAGGACCCGTCCCTGTACTTCACCGCGCCCATCGTGGGGTCGTCCGGTGGGCAGCCCGACGGCCGCGAGTTCCTCGTCTGGACCACGACGCCGTGGACGGTGGTCAGCAACGTGGCGTTCGCCGTGAACCCCGAACTGGAGTACGCTGAGGTCGCGCACGAGGACCGCCGCTACGTGCTGGCCCGCGCCCGCGTGGCGCCGCTGTTCGGCTCGGAAGACGGCGTGACACGCACCTTCCCCGCGTCCGAGCTGATCGGCCTGGGCTACCAGCGTCCGCTGGACTGGGCGCACCCGGTGGGCTTCGACGCCGAGACGGTGGCGCGCGCGTGGAAGGTGTACGGCGCCGACTGGGTGACGGCCGAGGACGGCACGGGCATCGTGCACACCGCGGTGGCGTTCGGCGCCGACGACTACAAGCTGGGGCAGGAGGTCGGCCTGCCGATCATCATGCCCGTGGACGAGCGCGGCCGGTTTCGCGAAGACATTCCGCTGGTGGGCGGCCAGTTCGTCAAGGACGCCGACACCGAGCTGGTGATCGAGCTCAAGCGCCGCGGCCGCGTCTTCAAGTCGTCCAAGGAAGAGCACAGCTATCCGCACTGCTGGCGCTGCGGAAGCCCGCTGCTGTACATGGCGCGCGACTCGTGGTTCATCCGCACCACGCAGGTGCGCGACCAGCTCCTGGCGAACAATGCCCAGGTCCGCTGGTTTCCGCCCGAGATGGGCACGGGTCGGTTCGGCGAGTGGCTGGAAAACAACGTCGACTGGGCGATCAGCCGCAGCCGCTACTGGGGCACCCCGCTGCCGGCCTGGGTGTGCGAGCGCGATCCCTCGCACATCCACTTCATCGGCTCGTTCGGTGAACTGCGCGAGAAGTCGGGGCTGGCCGAGCTTCCCGATCCGCATCGCCCGTACGTGGACGAGGTGACGTTCCCCTGCGAGTGCGGCGGAACGATGAAGCGCACGCCGGAGGTGATCGACGTCTGGTTCGATTCCGGCGCCATGCCCTTCGCCCAGCACCACTACCCGTTCGAGAACAAGGAGCTGCAGGAAAGCCAGTTTCCGGGTGACTTCATCTCCG includes:
- the ileS gene encoding isoleucine--tRNA ligase → MKKFPELPSSVNALEDEVLAQWQAEDTFRQSLQRTANGKPFTFYEGPPTANGRPGIHHMMSRTIKDTVARFRTMQGRFVPRMAGWDTHGLPVEIEAEKKLGISGKREIEEIGIARFNEVCRESVLTYTEEWERFSARIGYWLDYSKPYVTYHPDYIESVWWLLKQIADRGLFYKGHKVLPYCPRCGTGLSSHELAQGYKDVKDPSLYFTAPIVGSSGGQPDGREFLVWTTTPWTVVSNVAFAVNPELEYAEVAHEDRRYVLARARVAPLFGSEDGVTRTFPASELIGLGYQRPLDWAHPVGFDAETVARAWKVYGADWVTAEDGTGIVHTAVAFGADDYKLGQEVGLPIIMPVDERGRFREDIPLVGGQFVKDADTELVIELKRRGRVFKSSKEEHSYPHCWRCGSPLLYMARDSWFIRTTQVRDQLLANNAQVRWFPPEMGTGRFGEWLENNVDWAISRSRYWGTPLPAWVCERDPSHIHFIGSFGELREKSGLAELPDPHRPYVDEVTFPCECGGTMKRTPEVIDVWFDSGAMPFAQHHYPFENKELQESQFPGDFISEGVDQTRGWFYSLLAISTLLGRGPAYRNVVVNDLVLDAKGLKMSKSKGNTVNPWDAIGEFGADALRWYLMSSSNPWLPKRFDPEGVKEVQRKTFDTLRQTYRFFAMYANLEGFSADGDVAAPAERGVLDRWLLSRLATVTGEVTQDLEDYNLTRAVRAVSGFIADDLSNWYVRRSRDRFWGSADQADTRAAFATLHTALVATAGLMAPVAPFLADWLHRALTGNSVHLADFPSIDTAARDEKLERGMQAVRTLSTLGRAARESVGIKVRQPLGTVYAVVPDGYEVDETLLGILRDELNVRAVKFMDHAEDLVSFSAKPNFKGIGKVHGKNTQAAAAAIRELSSALLAAFRRGEPVEISYTDGQTGQPLTFTLTDAEFDVVQTAEGDFHVEAEASFTVALDPTVTPELRLEGLARELVNRVQNLRKESGFEVSDRIRLGIFGDGEILDVAREWGEFVARETLGVAVESGSVTNEGYEAIREVDLDGVTGTVGIARVAKQDG